The Lacrimispora xylanolytica genome has a segment encoding these proteins:
- a CDS encoding DUF2953 domain-containing protein, which yields MLHIILMILKILGLLLLVILGLVLAVLLAVLFVPVRYRGSGSYYEEGKGSVGISWLLHILSIRLRYDKSLTVTVRLFGFRILKQKKLDRELEEAEDIMVHAMERIEPEPVKDAKEMKEEVQEEIQERPEHIPPAKKEVKTKKTPFYKTWWENVKRRVLRFFAKLKFFFHRVYDTLKTVKDKKDEIFSWINNENNKKTVKLLLRQGKKLIRHVLPLRGKGSITFGFDDPYLTGQVLMYASVVYPFCHKHLDLYPVFDSAVFQAEGTFRGRIRLGTVLMIGLRMLMDKNFRILLRKWLR from the coding sequence ATGCTTCATATAATTTTAATGATATTAAAAATCTTAGGACTTCTTTTGCTGGTCATTCTGGGACTTGTTTTGGCGGTTCTTCTGGCCGTGCTTTTTGTACCTGTCAGGTATCGTGGTTCTGGTTCCTATTATGAGGAAGGAAAGGGAAGTGTCGGTATATCCTGGTTGCTACATATCCTTTCCATACGGCTGCGTTACGATAAGAGCCTGACGGTAACGGTTCGTTTATTCGGATTTCGAATTTTAAAGCAAAAAAAACTGGACAGAGAACTGGAAGAAGCAGAAGATATTATGGTTCATGCCATGGAAAGAATCGAGCCGGAGCCCGTAAAGGATGCCAAAGAGATGAAGGAGGAAGTTCAGGAGGAAATACAGGAACGTCCTGAACACATTCCACCAGCCAAAAAAGAAGTGAAAACAAAAAAAACTCCCTTTTATAAAACATGGTGGGAGAATGTGAAGCGAAGAGTCCTTAGGTTTTTCGCAAAACTTAAGTTTTTTTTTCACAGAGTATATGATACACTGAAGACAGTAAAAGATAAAAAAGATGAAATTTTTTCCTGGATTAACAATGAGAATAACAAAAAAACAGTAAAGCTGCTTTTAAGGCAAGGGAAAAAACTCATCCGTCACGTTCTCCCCTTAAGGGGAAAAGGAAGTATTACATTTGGATTTGATGACCCTTATCTGACAGGTCAGGTGTTGATGTATGCAAGTGTGGTCTACCCGTTTTGTCATAAGCATCTGGATTTATATCCGGTCTTTGACAGTGCGGTGTTTCAGGCAGAAGGAACATTTCGCGGAAGGATTCGGCTGGGTACAGTGCTGATGATAGGACTGCGTATGCTGATGGATAAAAACTTCAGAATTCTGTTGAGGAAATGGCTTCGATAA
- a CDS encoding competence/damage-inducible protein A, giving the protein MVVELVSVGTELLLGNIVNTNTQYLAQKCALLGLSMYHQVTVGDNRERLSQVVETALNRADVVILTGGLGPTEDDLTKEVCAEVMGFSLAEDTHTRDRISEYFKNSIYKEIPDNNWKQAMTPQGAMVLDNHNGTAPGLIMEKDGKTAILLPGPPGELKPLFEEQVFPYLQKHQPEVIRSQMIKICGQGESQVEDKLLDLISCQSNPTIATYAKTAEVHLRVTAKASSEEEAKELLKPVVKEIKSRFGNDVYTTKEEETLEMAVVRLLKKHELTVTTAESCTGGLISGRIVNVSGASQVFREGFVTYSNKAKRKHLNVNKSTLKKYGAVSKQTAKEMALGGVFATGADVCIAVTGIAGPVSEGEKPVGLVYIACYLKDKVKVEEYHFKGNREKIREQSVVKALDLLRRSILTNYNT; this is encoded by the coding sequence ATGGTTGTCGAACTTGTTTCAGTTGGAACGGAGCTATTGCTCGGAAATATTGTAAATACGAACACTCAGTACCTTGCACAAAAGTGTGCTCTTTTGGGATTATCCATGTATCATCAGGTAACGGTGGGTGACAACCGGGAACGTTTGTCCCAGGTGGTGGAGACTGCCTTAAATCGTGCAGATGTAGTGATTTTAACCGGTGGTCTTGGACCAACGGAGGATGATCTGACAAAAGAGGTCTGCGCTGAAGTTATGGGATTTTCATTAGCGGAAGATACCCATACCAGAGATCGGATCAGCGAGTATTTTAAAAACAGTATTTATAAAGAGATACCGGACAACAATTGGAAACAAGCCATGACTCCTCAGGGGGCCATGGTTCTCGACAACCATAATGGTACGGCTCCTGGTCTGATTATGGAAAAGGACGGGAAAACAGCAATTTTACTGCCCGGACCTCCAGGTGAATTAAAGCCTTTGTTTGAGGAACAGGTATTTCCTTATTTACAGAAGCATCAGCCGGAAGTGATTCGTTCCCAGATGATTAAAATTTGTGGTCAGGGAGAGAGCCAGGTGGAAGACAAGCTGCTTGATTTAATTAGTTGCCAGTCAAATCCTACCATTGCTACCTATGCTAAGACAGCTGAGGTGCATTTACGGGTCACGGCCAAAGCTTCCAGTGAAGAAGAGGCAAAGGAGCTTTTAAAGCCTGTTGTAAAAGAGATTAAGAGTCGTTTCGGCAATGATGTCTATACCACAAAGGAAGAAGAGACCTTAGAAATGGCAGTGGTCCGTCTTCTGAAAAAACATGAATTAACAGTGACAACGGCAGAATCCTGTACAGGCGGTCTGATTTCAGGCCGTATCGTCAATGTGTCGGGAGCTTCCCAGGTGTTTCGGGAAGGGTTTGTCACTTACTCCAATAAGGCAAAGAGAAAGCATCTCAATGTAAATAAAAGCACTCTGAAAAAATACGGTGCCGTTAGCAAGCAGACGGCAAAAGAGATGGCGTTAGGCGGTGTCTTTGCTACAGGTGCGGATGTTTGTATTGCCGTGACAGGAATTGCAGGACCAGTATCCGAAGGAGAGAAGCCTGTGGGACTGGTGTATATTGCCTGCTATCTGAAAGATAAGGTGAAGGTGGAAGAATACCACTTTAAAGGAAATCGTGAGAAAATCAGAGAGCAGTCAGTTGTGAAGGCTCTGGATTTATTAAGGCGGTCGATTCTTACCAATTACAATACGTGA